Proteins encoded together in one Kingella oralis window:
- a CDS encoding beta-ketoacyl-ACP synthase, with product METKRVVITGIGGITAFGRDWAGIQAAFKAGKNAVKQMDWHGRFPELETQLGAPLPDYVPPAHWTRKQLRSMGRVSQLCVDAAEQALQDAGLLGDETIKNGKMGVACGSSVGSTKDIGDMGELLLMGTSRNFNANTYVRMMPHTTAANIGIFFGLTGRIIPTSSACSSGSQAIGYAYEAIKYGLIDTMLAGGGEEFCPSEVYVFDSLYAASRRNGEPERTPRPYDAARDGLVIGEGAGMLVLESLEHARARGAKIYAEIIGYGANSDGSHVTQPQKDTMQKCMELALKDAGIRPEQVGYVSGHGTATEKGDIAETLATEAVFGFVPMSSQKSYFGHTLGACGALEAWFAVEMMNGGWFAPTVNLDDIDPRCGKVDYITGDGRKIETDYVVSNNFAFGGVNTSLVLKRWRG from the coding sequence ATGGAAACCAAGCGTGTTGTGATTACCGGCATCGGCGGCATTACCGCCTTCGGGCGCGACTGGGCGGGCATTCAGGCTGCCTTTAAAGCCGGAAAAAACGCCGTGAAACAGATGGATTGGCACGGGCGGTTTCCCGAATTGGAAACCCAGCTTGGCGCGCCGCTGCCCGATTACGTCCCGCCCGCGCATTGGACGCGCAAGCAGCTCCGCAGCATGGGGCGCGTGTCGCAGCTTTGCGTGGATGCGGCGGAGCAGGCTTTGCAGGATGCCGGCCTGCTCGGCGACGAAACGATTAAAAACGGCAAAATGGGCGTGGCATGCGGCTCGTCGGTCGGCAGCACCAAAGACATCGGCGATATGGGCGAGCTGCTGCTCATGGGCACGTCGCGCAATTTCAACGCCAACACTTATGTGCGCATGATGCCGCACACCACCGCCGCCAACATCGGCATTTTTTTCGGACTGACGGGGCGGATTATCCCCACGTCCAGCGCGTGTTCATCAGGCAGCCAAGCCATCGGCTACGCCTACGAAGCCATCAAATACGGGCTGATTGACACCATGCTGGCAGGCGGCGGCGAAGAGTTCTGCCCTTCGGAAGTGTATGTGTTTGATTCGCTCTACGCCGCAAGCCGCCGCAACGGCGAACCCGAACGCACGCCGCGCCCGTATGATGCCGCCCGCGACGGCTTGGTCATCGGCGAAGGCGCGGGCATGCTGGTGTTGGAATCGCTGGAACACGCGAGGGCGCGAGGTGCCAAAATCTACGCCGAAATCATCGGCTACGGCGCAAACAGCGATGGCAGCCACGTTACCCAGCCGCAAAAAGACACCATGCAAAAATGCATGGAACTCGCCCTCAAAGACGCAGGTATCCGCCCCGAACAGGTGGGCTATGTGAGCGGGCACGGCACCGCCACCGAAAAAGGCGACATCGCCGAAACCCTCGCCACCGAAGCTGTGTTCGGCTTTGTGCCGATGAGTTCGCAGAAAAGCTATTTCGGACACACGCTGGGCGCATGCGGCGCGCTGGAAGCGTGGTTTGCCGTTGAAATGATGAACGGCGGCTGGTTTGCGCCCACCGTCAATTTGGACGACATCGACCCGCGCTGCGGCAAAGTCGATTACATCACCGGCGATGGGCGGAAAATAGAAACGGACTATGTGGTCAGCAACAATTTTGCTTTCGGCGGCGTGAATACCTCGCTGGTGTTGAAACGCTGGCGTGGGTAA